Proteins co-encoded in one Nicotiana sylvestris chromosome 7, ASM39365v2, whole genome shotgun sequence genomic window:
- the LOC138873559 gene encoding uncharacterized protein: protein MEMLRQIQLNIPLMDALREMPGYAKMMKDLMSWKFDFHDLSTVTLTQTCSAIVTKPMTQKMSDPSSFTIPCTIRSYAFAKALCNLGASINLMPLAVYTKLGIGKARPTSMLLQLADRTVKRPTGILDDVLVQVGKFVFPADFVILDCQVDEEITIILGRPFLATGRALIDCETRE from the coding sequence ATGGAGATGCTGCGtcaaattcagttgaatattccttTGATGGATGCCTTAAGGGAGATGCCAGGTTATGCGAAGATGATGAAAGACCTAATGTCATGGAAGTTTGATTTTCATGACCTATCCACAGTGACTCTAACGCAGACCTGCAGCGCAATAGTGACCAAACCGATGACTCAAAAGATGTCAGACCCAAGTAGCTTCACTATTCCATGCACGATTAGGagttatgcctttgcaaaggcattatgtaatttgggagccagcataaatttgatgcctctgGCTGTATACACCAAACTGGGCATTGGCAAAGCTAGACCGACTTCGATGCTGCTGCAGCTAGCTGACCGCACGGTAAAAAGGCCTACTgggattcttgatgatgtgttggtgcaagtggggaagtttgtgttccctgcagactttgttattctggactgtcagGTAGATGAGGAGATAACTATCATTTTAGGTAGGCCATTTTTGGCCACTGGGAGAGCACTGATCGATTGTGAGACTAGGGAATAA